From Blattabacterium cuenoti, the proteins below share one genomic window:
- the leuS gene encoding leucine--tRNA ligase, protein MEYNFREIEKRWQIFWKKKNIFQTKNSLKKNLSSKFYILNMFPYPSGYGLHVGHCLGYIASDIYARYKRTEGCNVLYPMGFDSFGLPAEQYAIQTGKNPDETTRDNIKRYKNQMEKIGLSFDWKNQLCTSSTDYYRWTQWMFIQIFDSWYDKNSDKAKPINLLIEEFNKNGNLCVNPSSSNNKITNFKFNSQMWKEFNSYKKESILSNYRLAFLCKNTVNWCPELGTVLANDEIKNGKSQRGGFPIYKKKMLQWHIRISSYAERLLKGLDDIECSESLKKIQYNWIGKKSGISIYLDLFFHINGIKKIEIFLERPEIIFGMTFIILSTDHPFSEKISLLYQKEKVKSFCEQSSLIEKEKSISGIFTGNYIFHPFIKNKKIPIYISDNFYVDNQTRSTIGIPGHENICQTFAKKFHLDIIDVLTTNNNEKKEKTFINSYFLNGLNIKEARKKIILILEKKKIGFQKNSYKLRDAIFSRQRYWGEPIPIYYKRNHIPNPIPIENLPLILPKINNYHPKNGKSPLVRVNNWAWDEKNKKIVSNTLIDNQSIFPIETNTMPSWAGSSWYFLRYMDVNNSHFFLSKRKEKYWINVDLYIGGSEHSTGHLIYARFWNKFLKDRGWIKSEEPFQRILNQGMILSHSVSILKIIGKNIFVSFGLRNNRKKFHDSFQEVYVDISLIDHNNELNINKFKKWRSEYYHAEFVLEKGVFLCKKKLEKMSKSKYNVITPDTIYKKFGSDVFRVYEMFLGPIMVSKPWNDEKINGIKNFLNKLWRLFHNNNNQTFYISNNTPTFKELKILHFTIKKLKEKINSFSFNTSISYLMIMVNKLIILKCNKRKILEPLVQLLAPFTPHISEEIWMKLGKKKSILFYSFPNFDQKYLLENKITYPIMLNGKFKFTETFEVSLKKKEIEKKILNHIKVKIFLKEKKLKKIIIIQNKIINIIGK, encoded by the coding sequence ATGGAATATAATTTTCGTGAAATAGAAAAACGTTGGCAAATATTTTGGAAAAAAAAAAATATTTTCCAAACAAAAAATTCTTTAAAAAAAAATCTATCTTCAAAATTTTATATTTTAAATATGTTTCCTTATCCTTCTGGTTATGGACTTCATGTAGGACATTGTTTAGGTTATATAGCTTCAGATATCTATGCTAGATATAAGAGAACAGAAGGTTGTAATGTACTTTACCCCATGGGTTTTGATTCTTTTGGACTACCTGCAGAACAATATGCAATTCAAACAGGAAAGAATCCTGATGAAACGACTCGAGATAATATAAAAAGATATAAAAATCAAATGGAAAAAATAGGGCTTTCATTTGATTGGAAAAATCAACTATGTACTAGTTCTACAGATTATTATCGTTGGACTCAATGGATGTTTATTCAAATTTTTGATTCTTGGTATGATAAAAATAGTGATAAAGCTAAACCTATAAATCTTTTAATTGAAGAATTCAATAAAAATGGAAATTTATGTGTTAATCCAAGTAGTAGTAATAACAAAATTACTAATTTTAAATTTAATTCTCAAATGTGGAAAGAATTTAATTCTTACAAAAAAGAATCTATTCTTTCAAATTATCGTTTAGCTTTTTTATGTAAAAATACAGTTAATTGGTGTCCAGAATTAGGTACAGTTTTAGCTAATGATGAAATTAAGAATGGGAAAAGTCAAAGGGGAGGATTTCCTATTTATAAAAAAAAAATGTTACAATGGCATATAAGAATTTCTTCTTATGCAGAAAGACTTTTAAAAGGGTTAGATGATATTGAATGTTCTGAATCTTTAAAAAAAATTCAATACAATTGGATAGGAAAAAAGTCAGGAATTTCTATTTATTTAGATCTTTTTTTTCATATAAATGGAATTAAAAAAATAGAAATTTTTCTTGAACGTCCAGAAATTATATTTGGTATGACTTTTATCATATTATCTACAGATCATCCATTTTCGGAAAAAATATCTCTTTTATACCAAAAAGAAAAAGTTAAATCGTTTTGCGAACAAAGTTCTCTTATAGAAAAAGAGAAAAGTATTTCTGGTATTTTCACAGGAAATTATATTTTTCATCCTTTTATTAAAAATAAAAAAATACCAATTTATATTAGTGATAATTTTTATGTAGATAATCAAACTAGATCGACGATAGGAATTCCTGGTCATGAAAACATATGTCAAACATTTGCTAAAAAATTTCATTTAGACATAATAGATGTATTAACAACCAACAATAATGAAAAAAAAGAAAAAACTTTTATTAATTCTTATTTTCTAAATGGATTAAATATAAAAGAAGCTAGAAAAAAAATTATCCTAATTTTAGAAAAAAAGAAAATAGGATTTCAAAAGAATAGTTATAAATTACGTGATGCTATTTTCTCAAGACAAAGATATTGGGGGGAACCAATTCCTATTTATTATAAGAGAAATCATATACCAAATCCAATACCTATAGAAAATCTTCCTCTAATTTTACCTAAAATAAATAATTATCATCCAAAAAATGGAAAATCTCCATTAGTAAGAGTAAATAATTGGGCTTGGGACGAAAAAAACAAGAAAATAGTATCCAATACTCTTATTGATAATCAATCTATTTTTCCAATAGAGACTAATACAATGCCTAGTTGGGCTGGATCAAGTTGGTATTTTCTTCGTTATATGGATGTTAATAATTCTCATTTTTTTTTATCTAAAAGAAAAGAAAAATATTGGATTAACGTAGACCTATATATAGGAGGATCTGAACATTCTACAGGTCATTTAATTTATGCAAGATTTTGGAATAAATTTTTAAAAGATAGAGGATGGATTAAATCAGAAGAGCCTTTTCAAAGAATATTAAATCAAGGAATGATTCTAAGTCATTCTGTATCTATACTAAAAATTATTGGAAAAAATATATTTGTATCTTTTGGATTAAGGAACAATAGAAAAAAATTTCATGATTCTTTTCAAGAAGTATATGTAGATATTTCTTTAATTGATCATAATAATGAATTGAATATAAATAAATTCAAAAAATGGAGATCAGAATACTACCATGCAGAATTTGTTTTAGAAAAGGGTGTTTTTTTGTGTAAGAAAAAATTAGAGAAAATGTCGAAATCTAAATATAATGTAATCACTCCAGATACAATCTATAAAAAATTCGGATCCGATGTATTTCGTGTATATGAAATGTTTCTTGGTCCAATTATGGTATCAAAACCATGGAATGACGAAAAAATTAATGGAATAAAAAATTTTCTAAATAAATTATGGCGTTTATTTCATAATAACAATAATCAAACATTTTATATCAGTAATAATACTCCAACTTTTAAAGAACTAAAAATTTTACATTTCACAATTAAAAAATTAAAAGAAAAAATAAATTCATTTTCCTTTAATACATCTATTAGTTATCTAATGATTATGGTAAATAAATTAATTATTCTAAAATGTAATAAAAGAAAAATATTGGAACCTTTGGTTCAATTATTAGCTCCATTTACCCCACATATTTCAGAAGAAATATGGATGAAATTAGGTAAAAAAAAATCAATTTTATTTTATTCCTTTCCTAATTTTGATCAAAAATATTTATTAGAAAATAAAATAACATATCCAATTATGTTAAATGGAAAATTTAAATTTACAGAAACGTTTGAAGTTTCTTTAAAAAAGAAAGAAATAGAAAAAAAAATACTAAATCATATTAAAGTAAAGATCTTTTTAAAAGAAAAAAAATTGAAAAAAATAATTATTATTCAAAATAAAATAATAAATATTATAGGAAAATAA
- a CDS encoding Glu/Leu/Phe/Val family dehydrogenase — MSRKNKNNTYSFFNCIEKNFDKATKYLSIKKGFSGILEQIKACNSIYSMHFPVKIGEKIKVIEAYRVQHSHHKLPCKGGIRYSTKVNQDEIMTLSALMTYKCAIVDVPFGGAKGGIKIDPQVISVEEMEKITRRYTSELIKKNFIGPGIDVPAPDYGSGEREMSWIFDTFLSISSGEVNALACVTGKPISQGGVRGRKEATGLGVFYGIRELCKMKEYMLSIGLNAGLYGKKVIIQGLGNVGFHAAKFFHEAGAVIVALAEREGAIYNENGLNVSNVILHLKNTGSILNYPESKNIENTEKALELECDILIPAALENVIHKNNANHIKAKIIGEAANGPVTPEADEILEKKGIVVVPDIYLNAGGVTVSYFEWLKNLSHVRYGRMGKRFSENMNAELIQSIETVCRKKIPIREENLRGPKEIDLIRSGLEDTMISGFHKILDIKKSFGIESLRTAAFVLSIKKIINSYEKLGIFP; from the coding sequence ATGTCAAGAAAAAATAAAAATAATACGTATAGTTTTTTTAATTGTATAGAAAAAAATTTTGATAAAGCGACTAAATACCTTTCTATTAAGAAAGGTTTTTCTGGCATTTTAGAACAAATTAAAGCTTGTAATTCTATATATAGCATGCATTTCCCTGTAAAAATAGGAGAAAAAATAAAAGTCATTGAAGCATACAGGGTTCAGCATTCGCATCATAAATTACCATGTAAAGGTGGAATTAGATATAGTACAAAAGTCAATCAAGATGAAATAATGACTCTATCCGCATTGATGACTTATAAATGTGCTATAGTAGATGTTCCATTTGGAGGAGCTAAAGGAGGTATTAAAATAGATCCACAAGTTATTTCTGTAGAAGAAATGGAAAAAATAACCCGTCGTTATACTTCTGAATTAATAAAAAAAAATTTTATAGGTCCAGGAATAGATGTTCCAGCTCCTGATTATGGTAGTGGAGAAAGAGAAATGAGTTGGATTTTTGATACTTTCTTATCTATTAGTTCCGGAGAAGTTAATGCTTTAGCTTGTGTTACAGGTAAACCTATTTCTCAAGGGGGGGTTAGGGGAAGAAAAGAAGCCACAGGATTAGGTGTTTTTTATGGAATTAGAGAATTATGTAAAATGAAGGAATATATGTTATCAATTGGACTAAATGCAGGTTTATATGGAAAAAAAGTTATCATTCAAGGATTAGGAAATGTAGGTTTTCATGCAGCTAAATTTTTTCATGAAGCAGGAGCTGTTATTGTAGCTTTAGCCGAAAGAGAAGGAGCCATTTATAATGAAAATGGATTAAATGTATCTAATGTTATTTTACATTTAAAGAACACTGGATCTATATTAAATTATCCAGAATCAAAAAATATAGAAAATACAGAAAAAGCTCTAGAATTAGAATGTGATATACTTATACCAGCTGCATTAGAAAATGTTATACATAAAAATAATGCTAATCACATTAAAGCGAAAATTATAGGGGAAGCAGCTAATGGTCCTGTTACTCCTGAAGCTGATGAAATTCTAGAAAAAAAAGGTATTGTTGTCGTTCCGGATATTTATTTAAACGCTGGGGGTGTTACCGTATCTTATTTCGAATGGTTAAAGAATTTGAGTCATGTCCGTTATGGTCGTATGGGAAAACGTTTTAGTGAAAATATGAATGCAGAACTTATACAATCAATAGAAACTGTTTGTAGAAAAAAAATTCCAATAAGAGAAGAAAATTTAAGAGGACCAAAAGAAATCGATTTAATTCGTAGTGGATTAGAAGATACAATGATCAGTGGATTTCATAAAATTCTAGATATAAAAAAATCTTTTGGAATTGAAAGTCTTCGTACGGCTGCATTTGTTCTTTCTATAAAGAAAATCATAAATTCTTATGAAAAATTAGGCATTTTTCCATGA
- the pyrH gene encoding UMP kinase yields the protein MKYKRSLLKLSGEALMGKKEFGFHSSSLQKYAEEVKKVVDIGGQVAIVIGGGNIFRGLSNKNMKKKMIGRIGGDYMGMLATVINGIAFQAYLENLGICTSIQTAIRMDQIAEPFVKDRAIHHLEKGRVVIFVAGLGNPYFTTDTAAVLRAMEIKADVLLKGTRVDGIYTDDPEKDKYAKKLTSISFDMAYKMEIKVMDKTAFILGNENNLPIIIFDINKKGNLKKVISGEKIGTIVSK from the coding sequence ATGAAGTACAAAAGATCATTGTTGAAATTAAGTGGAGAAGCTCTTATGGGAAAAAAAGAATTTGGTTTTCATTCTTCTTCACTTCAAAAATATGCTGAAGAAGTAAAAAAAGTTGTAGACATAGGAGGTCAAGTAGCTATAGTAATTGGAGGTGGTAATATTTTTAGAGGTTTATCTAATAAAAATATGAAAAAAAAAATGATAGGTCGTATAGGCGGAGATTATATGGGGATGTTAGCCACTGTTATAAATGGAATAGCTTTTCAAGCTTATTTAGAAAATTTAGGAATTTGTACGTCTATACAAACAGCAATTAGAATGGATCAGATAGCTGAACCATTTGTAAAAGATAGAGCTATTCATCACCTTGAAAAGGGTAGAGTTGTAATATTTGTGGCAGGTTTGGGTAATCCTTATTTTACTACAGACACTGCAGCTGTTTTACGTGCTATGGAAATTAAAGCAGATGTTTTATTGAAAGGGACTAGAGTAGATGGAATTTATACAGATGATCCAGAAAAAGATAAATATGCTAAAAAGCTTACAAGTATATCATTTGATATGGCTTATAAAATGGAAATAAAAGTAATGGATAAAACAGCCTTTATTTTGGGAAATGAAAATAATCTACCTATTATTATTTTTGATATAAATAAAAAAGGAAATTTAAAAAAAGTAATTTCTGGAGAAAAAATAGGAACTATTGTTTCCAAATAA
- a CDS encoding ribosome-recycling factor produces MKKILNQLQEEIHRMRLGSQSILSILENIRVKCYGTFLPMIEISTINIVDHMNLTIEPWDRTLISNIDKAVIDANLGFMPTNKGNLLYIHLPILTEESRINLMKRIKTKIEKSKILIRTVRKKNNQSIKQLKLSDDLSKIGENHIQKTTKEYIQKIEILFHEKEKEILNI; encoded by the coding sequence ATGAAAAAAATTTTGAACCAACTTCAAGAAGAAATTCATCGTATGAGATTAGGTAGTCAATCCATCCTTTCTATTTTAGAAAATATAAGAGTTAAATGTTATGGGACTTTCTTACCCATGATTGAAATATCTACAATAAACATTGTTGATCATATGAATCTTACCATTGAACCTTGGGATCGTACGCTTATATCAAACATAGATAAAGCAGTGATAGATGCAAATCTAGGTTTTATGCCAACTAATAAAGGAAATTTATTATATATTCATCTTCCAATTCTTACGGAAGAAAGTAGAATAAATTTGATGAAAAGAATCAAAACAAAAATAGAAAAATCCAAAATATTAATAAGAACAGTACGAAAAAAAAATAATCAATCTATAAAACAATTAAAATTATCTGATGATTTATCAAAAATAGGAGAAAATCATATACAAAAAACAACAAAAGAGTATATTCAAAAGATTGAAATTCTTTTTCATGAAAAAGAAAAAGAAATATTAAATATATAA
- the asnS gene encoding asparagine--tRNA ligase, which translates to MKIRKYSIKELLEKGIFFLKKNVIVEGWIRSFRNSIFISLNDGSTIKNIQIVLLKKLEKETIQKITIGTSVKILGVVKKSLGKQQSIELELLDINIYGEVDLKEFQKTILQPKKHSLEKLRSQAHLRLRTNLFSSIMRIRHHISFSIHKYFHKNGFFYVHTPIITTLNAEGAGKMFQVTTKNKKKNLNEKDFFKCKTYLSVSGQLEAEMASLALGKVYTFGPVFRAENSNTSRHLSEFWMIEPEMAFYHLEENMNLAENFLKFIIQYTIENCIEDLLFLNDHIKKWNQKEETTLLKKLENILKYPFIRISYTEVINILEKSINKKKVNFIHPVNWGLDLQSEHELFLIKKYFKFPIIIFDYPSSIKAFYMRINDDGKTVRAMDILFPEIGEIIGGSQREERYDLLLKRIKNINIDHNELWWYLDSRRFGSVPHSGFGLGMDRLVQFITGMKNIRDVIPFPRTPNHAEF; encoded by the coding sequence ATGAAAATAAGAAAATATTCGATTAAAGAATTATTAGAGAAAGGAATTTTTTTTTTAAAAAAAAATGTTATAGTAGAAGGATGGATTCGTTCTTTTCGAAATTCTATTTTTATATCGTTAAATGATGGATCTACAATAAAAAATATTCAAATTGTTTTATTAAAAAAACTTGAAAAAGAAACTATACAAAAAATAACTATCGGGACTTCTGTTAAAATTTTAGGAGTAGTCAAAAAAAGCCTAGGTAAACAACAGTCTATAGAATTAGAGTTGTTAGATATCAATATCTATGGAGAAGTGGATCTAAAAGAATTTCAAAAAACTATTTTACAACCTAAAAAACACAGTCTAGAAAAATTACGATCACAAGCACATTTACGATTACGTACTAATCTTTTTAGTAGTATTATGCGTATACGTCATCATATTTCTTTTTCTATCCACAAATATTTTCACAAAAATGGATTTTTTTACGTTCATACTCCAATTATTACAACTTTAAATGCTGAAGGAGCAGGAAAAATGTTTCAGGTAACAACTAAAAATAAAAAAAAAAATCTTAATGAAAAAGATTTTTTTAAGTGTAAAACCTATCTTAGTGTGTCTGGACAATTAGAAGCAGAAATGGCTTCTTTAGCTTTAGGAAAAGTTTATACTTTTGGACCCGTTTTTAGAGCAGAGAATTCCAATACTTCACGACATTTATCTGAATTTTGGATGATAGAACCAGAAATGGCTTTTTATCATTTAGAAGAAAATATGAATTTAGCAGAAAATTTTCTAAAATTTATTATTCAATATACAATTGAGAATTGTATAGAAGATCTTTTATTTTTAAATGATCATATAAAAAAATGGAATCAAAAAGAGGAAACTACACTTTTAAAAAAATTAGAAAATATATTAAAATATCCATTTATAAGAATTTCTTACACAGAAGTGATCAATATACTTGAAAAAAGTATTAATAAAAAAAAAGTTAATTTTATTCATCCGGTTAATTGGGGTTTAGATTTACAATCAGAACATGAACTTTTTTTAATAAAAAAATATTTCAAATTTCCTATAATTATTTTTGATTATCCTTCTTCTATTAAAGCTTTTTATATGAGAATAAATGATGATGGAAAAACAGTTAGAGCTATGGATATTTTATTTCCTGAAATAGGAGAGATTATTGGAGGTTCTCAAAGAGAAGAACGTTATGATTTATTATTAAAACGAATAAAAAATATTAACATAGATCATAATGAATTGTGGTGGTATTTAGATTCACGTCGTTTTGGTAGTGTCCCCCATAGTGGTTTTGGCTTAGGTATGGATCGTTTAGTTCAATTTATTACAGGAATGAAAAATATTCGTGACGTAATTCCTTTTCCAAGAACTCCGAATCATGCAGAATTTTAA
- the rpoN gene encoding RNA polymerase factor sigma-54, protein MLKQKLLQKGQHKLSPQQIKLMKLVQLSTLDFEQKVQQELEENPALEIEEEISEESDTSEENIFDIEEDQNKSLDIPEINIEEYLNNEEDNTDFKNHIQHNHFNNEKNIPIVSGISFQEYLKSQLHTFRLKKDDLLIADFLLGYLDEDGYIRREITSITDDILFILGITVSIEKVEKLLYNYIQKLEPIGVGSRNLKECLFLQLKNKKKSNEINLAKNIIQNYFDIFTKKHYKKLQDKLSVTKKNLRLAIQQIEKLNPKPGKTYSGSNNNKNWDHLIPDFTICISDEKLELSLNHRNTPELKVSSLYIDMLKSYKNSKKKNISKNENTIVFLKQKIDSAKWFVDAIKKRQNTLMMTMNAIMDYQKEYFFTGDPYKIKPMILKNISQKIGVGISTVSRVANSKYVNTPYGTFLIKSFFSEKMINKKGVEISSIEIKKLLREFIYKENKRKPLTDEKLSNIFRKKGYIVARRTIAKYRDQMNIPVARMRRIL, encoded by the coding sequence ATGTTAAAACAAAAACTTTTACAAAAAGGACAACATAAACTCTCCCCACAACAAATTAAACTTATGAAACTGGTACAGTTGTCTACCTTAGATTTTGAACAAAAAGTTCAACAAGAATTAGAAGAAAATCCAGCATTAGAAATAGAAGAAGAAATCTCAGAAGAGTCTGATACATCAGAAGAAAATATATTTGATATAGAAGAAGATCAAAATAAATCCTTAGATATTCCTGAAATAAATATAGAGGAATATTTAAATAACGAAGAAGATAATACAGATTTTAAAAATCATATTCAACACAATCATTTTAATAACGAAAAAAATATTCCAATTGTTTCTGGAATATCTTTTCAAGAATATTTAAAAAGTCAATTGCATACTTTTCGTTTAAAAAAAGATGACTTACTTATAGCTGATTTTCTGTTAGGATATTTAGATGAAGATGGTTATATAAGAAGAGAAATAACATCTATAACTGATGATATTCTTTTTATACTTGGAATAACAGTTTCTATCGAAAAAGTAGAAAAATTGTTATATAATTATATACAAAAACTAGAACCTATAGGAGTAGGTTCTAGGAATTTGAAAGAATGTCTTTTTTTACAATTAAAAAATAAAAAAAAATCTAATGAAATTAATTTAGCAAAAAATATTATACAAAATTACTTCGATATTTTCACAAAAAAACATTACAAAAAACTACAAGACAAATTAAGTGTAACAAAAAAAAACTTACGATTAGCTATACAACAAATAGAAAAACTAAATCCGAAACCAGGAAAAACCTACTCTGGAAGTAATAATAATAAGAATTGGGATCATCTTATACCAGATTTTACCATATGTATTTCAGATGAAAAACTAGAGTTATCTTTGAACCATAGAAATACTCCAGAATTAAAAGTTTCATCCTTATATATAGATATGTTAAAATCTTATAAAAATTCGAAAAAAAAAAATATTTCAAAAAATGAAAATACTATTGTTTTTCTAAAACAAAAAATAGACTCAGCTAAATGGTTTGTAGATGCTATAAAAAAACGTCAAAATACATTGATGATGACCATGAACGCTATTATGGATTATCAAAAAGAATATTTTTTCACTGGAGATCCATATAAAATAAAACCTATGATTCTGAAAAATATATCACAAAAAATAGGAGTAGGTATATCTACTGTATCTCGTGTCGCTAATAGCAAATATGTCAATACACCATATGGTACTTTTTTAATCAAAAGTTTCTTCTCGGAGAAAATGATAAACAAAAAAGGTGTAGAGATTTCCTCCATTGAAATAAAGAAATTATTAAGAGAATTTATTTATAAAGAAAATAAAAGAAAACCACTTACTGACGAAAAATTATCAAATATTTTTAGAAAAAAAGGATACATAGTAGCTAGACGTACCATCGCTAAATATAGAGATCAAATGAATATTCCAGTAGCAAGGATGCGAAGAATTCTTTAA
- a CDS encoding aldehyde dehydrogenase family protein, which yields MIFQTINPVDNHIINTYSFINNQDIKEKLFLSDKAYSIWSNDSFSYRRKKIFQLSKSMKHIIDIIAYLITQEMGKPISQSRIEVDKCIKLCEYYSNLEESIFLQKISASEYEKSYVKYESIGVLLGIMPWNYPIWQTIRFAIPNILLGNVVILKPSTNTAGCSLLLEKIFIDSGFLKGIFQIFLIDIPQIEILISNPIIRGVSFTGSHTAGSYVGSLSGKYIKKSILELGGNDAFVVMKDVSDIKETAILATKSRLNNTGQTCISAKRFIVEDVIIDDFIDLVIQEMKKYNKGDLHDEQTRIGYISRVDLSEKLYKQYQDIILNGGKICLKAIRDENFFSPSLLRIENNNFSFNKEELFGPIALISSFSKEKELLSIVNDTSYGLGASIWTKDLEKAEKLSNKIETGMVFINEIVKSDPRFPFGGTKKSGYGRELSILSIKEFTNCKTIIIKSK from the coding sequence ATGATATTTCAAACTATTAATCCTGTAGATAACCATATAATAAATACTTATTCTTTTATCAATAATCAAGATATTAAAGAAAAGTTGTTCTTGTCTGATAAAGCTTATAGCATCTGGAGTAATGATTCTTTTTCTTACAGAAGAAAAAAAATATTCCAATTATCTAAGTCTATGAAACATATTATAGATATAATAGCTTATTTAATTACCCAAGAAATGGGAAAACCTATTAGTCAATCACGTATAGAAGTAGATAAATGTATAAAATTATGTGAATATTATTCTAATTTAGAAGAGTCTATTTTTTTACAAAAAATATCTGCTTCTGAATACGAAAAATCATATGTTAAATATGAGTCTATAGGTGTATTATTAGGAATAATGCCTTGGAATTATCCTATATGGCAAACCATAAGATTTGCTATTCCTAATATTTTATTAGGAAATGTAGTCATACTTAAACCCTCAACTAATACGGCTGGATGTTCTCTTCTTTTAGAAAAAATATTTATTGATTCTGGATTTTTAAAAGGAATATTTCAAATTTTTTTAATAGATATACCTCAGATAGAAATTTTAATATCAAATCCTATTATACGAGGAGTCTCTTTTACTGGTAGTCATACAGCAGGTAGTTACGTAGGATCTTTGTCTGGTAAATATATTAAAAAATCAATTTTAGAATTAGGAGGAAATGATGCTTTTGTAGTAATGAAAGATGTAAGTGATATTAAAGAAACAGCTATCTTAGCTACAAAATCTAGATTAAATAATACTGGACAGACATGTATTTCTGCTAAAAGATTTATAGTTGAGGATGTGATCATAGATGATTTTATAGATCTTGTTATCCAAGAAATGAAAAAATATAATAAAGGAGATTTACATGATGAACAAACAAGAATAGGATATATATCTCGTGTTGATTTATCTGAAAAATTATATAAACAATATCAAGATATTATTTTGAATGGAGGAAAAATTTGTTTGAAAGCAATAAGAGATGAAAATTTTTTTTCTCCTTCTTTATTGAGAATAGAAAATAATAATTTTTCTTTTAACAAAGAAGAATTATTTGGTCCAATAGCTCTAATTTCTTCCTTTTCAAAAGAAAAAGAACTTCTATCTATAGTGAATGATACTTCATACGGTTTAGGAGCTTCCATATGGACAAAAGATTTAGAAAAAGCAGAAAAATTATCCAATAAAATAGAGACTGGAATGGTTTTTATTAATGAGATAGTTAAATCTGATCCTAGATTTCCTTTTGGAGGAACGAAAAAATCTGGATATGGAAGAGAACTTTCTATTTTATCTATTAAAGAATTCACAAATTGTAAAACCATAATTATAAAATCTAAATAA
- a CDS encoding SufE family protein: MKLQDKEEKIKKEFFLLKNWEEKYEYLIDLGKKLPKKSDIFRSEDKLINGCQSKVWLEAKLKGKFVFFEADSDALLTRGMVYIMINIYSGLLPDEIISAKSDFIYEMGFTTFLSPIRANGILLLFKKIKLYAIVLNAKIAMNFNKK, encoded by the coding sequence ATGAAGTTACAGGATAAAGAAGAAAAAATTAAGAAAGAATTTTTTCTTCTCAAAAATTGGGAAGAAAAATATGAATATCTTATAGATTTGGGTAAAAAACTTCCAAAAAAATCAGATATTTTTAGATCTGAAGATAAATTGATTAATGGTTGTCAATCTAAAGTTTGGCTAGAAGCTAAATTAAAAGGGAAATTTGTTTTTTTTGAAGCAGATAGTGATGCTTTATTAACCAGAGGAATGGTTTATATTATGATAAATATTTATTCAGGACTTCTTCCTGATGAAATTATTTCTGCAAAATCAGACTTTATTTATGAAATGGGTTTTACCACTTTTTTATCTCCAATCCGTGCTAATGGAATACTTTTATTATTTAAAAAAATAAAATTATATGCGATAGTATTAAATGCTAAAATAGCTATGAATTTTAATAAAAAATAA